The Cyprinus carpio isolate SPL01 chromosome A9, ASM1834038v1, whole genome shotgun sequence genome window below encodes:
- the col18a1a gene encoding LOW QUALITY PROTEIN: collagen type XVIII alpha 1 chain a (The sequence of the model RefSeq protein was modified relative to this genomic sequence to represent the inferred CDS: deleted 1 base in 1 codon; substituted 1 base at 1 genomic stop codon) — protein sequence MSKLRFWLCLFILVCLRICHTHGWFWFDDSKENMKGAQTPAYLTTTRPTSPPRTEPPRTAEESGVSLLQLIGDPPPVGVSKVFDHDNSPGYVFDQSSNVGQSAAAHLPNPFFRDFSLIFNIKPTSSKPGVIFSITDPTQNIMYVGVKLSAVEKGKQYIIFYYTEPDSESSYEAARFSVPSMVNTWTRFSISVLNERVSLYFNCDSDPQVISFERSPDDMDLDVGAGVFVGHASGADPNKFLGVIGDVRVLKDPGAAERHCEEDEDDFDAGSGDYGASGDGEGRPSIQPTPPSSRPIQQPPVTSRPLVEKQLTGGKGEKGDRGEKGAKGERGLVGPKGDLXCCCCGGGEEEEGDPGEKGMKGSSGFGYPGSKGDRGPPGPPGPPGPPGPSAEVELRGDGSVLQKVAGPRGPPGPVGPDGGAGGDGGAGDPGEDGKAGQVGPPGFPGTPGSPGPKGEKGERGESQPGPRGPPGLPGPPGPPSLSDRPTFVDMEGSGFDLDSVRAMPGLPGLPGPPGPPGLPGPPGPGSSGPGGFGPPGPPGQNGAPGQPGLPGTPGADGKPGLTGPKGEKGDSGELGLPGPVGEKGAKGSSGSPGLPGEGGLAGLPGPMGPVGPPGPPGPPGPRYHVGFDDMEGSGVHFSSVPGLRGPVGIQGPPGVPGPQGTPGFPGFPGEKGSEGPQGKDGQPGLDGFPGPQGPKGNKGDRGDRGEPGRDGAGLQGPPGPPGPPGQIIYGYSENNDGGAGPRGGAGLPGQAGFPGPWDQRVSEENLVHQATALRFGEKGEPGLILGPDGNPLYHGGLTGLKGESGLPGPVGPPGPAGPPGLKGEFGMPGRPGRPGVNGYKGEKGESGSGSGYGYPGPPGPPGPPGPPGPALPLDRFSRYEDYSRQYPAIKGDKGDQGAPGVPGSPGFSSNVDIYALKNEMKGEQGEPGLKGEKGEPGGGFYDPRFGAVQGPPGNPGPTGPKGDSIRGPPGPQGPPGAPGVGYDGRPGNPGPPGPPGPPGSPSLPGAYRPQLSIPGPPGPPGPPGVSGTGSGVTFLRSYDIMMATARRQSEGALIYILDRNDLYLRVRDGVRQVMLGDYKTFYGELDNEVAAVQPPPVVHYSQDHTADNGAEQISPPHQPIEFPRREPENRNPSPTDSRYPDPQYPPYTDPVQPHRHPVQPERNPITPARRPSPPVNQPEGHTHTSGPGLHLIALNSPQVGNMRGIRGADFLCFQQARAVGLKGTFRAFLSSKLQDLYSIVRRSDRETLPIVNLKDQVLFRSWESLFSDSESRMKDNAPIYSFDGRDVLRDSAWPEKMIWHGSSGRGHRQTDNYCETWRAGDRAVTGLASSLQAGQLLQQTSSSCSSSYIVLCIENSYMTQSKK from the exons ATGTCTAAGCTCAGGTTTTGGCTTTGCCTCTTTATTCTGGTGTGTTTGAGGATATGCCACACACATGGCTGGTTTTGGTTCGATGACTCAAAAGAAAATATGAAGGGCGCACAGACACCGGCCTACCTGACAACCACAAGGCCCACATCACCACCGAGGACAGAACCGCCCAGAACAGCAG aagaaagtggAGTGTCGCTGTTGCAGTTAATTGGTGATCCTCCACCTGTTGGTGTCTCCAAAGTCTTTGACCATGATAACAGCCCTGGCTATGTGTTTGACCAAAGCTCCAATGTGGGTCAGTCAGCTGCGGCCCACCTGCCCAACCCTTTCTTCCGTGACTTCTCCCTTATCTTCAACATAAAACCCACATCCTCCAAGCCTGGTGTCATCTTCTCCATCACTGACCCAACCCAGAACATCATGTATGTTGGTGTGAAGCTGTCAGCAGTGGAGAAGGGCAAGCAGTATATCATCTTCTACTACACTGAGCCAGACTCTGAGAGCTCATACGAGGCGGCCAGATTTTCCGTGCCCTCCATGGTGAACACCTGGACCCGGTTTTccatcagtgttttgaatgagcGTGTTTCCCTCTACTTCAACTGTGACTCAGATCCTCAGGTCATCTCTTTTGAGCGGTCTCCAGATGATATGGACCTGGATGTCGGGGCTGGAGTGTTTGTTGGTCATGCCAGTGGAGCAGACCCTAATAAGTTTTTG GGTGTTATCGGCGATGTAAGGGTTTTGAAAGACCCTGGGGCGGCTGAACGGCACTGTGAAGAAGATGAGGATGACTTTGATGCG GGATCAGGTGATTACGGAGCAAGTGGAGATGGAGAAGGACGACCATCAATCCAG CCGACACCTCCCTCCTCTCGGCCGATCCAGCAGCCGCCGGTGACCAGCAGACCACTTGTTGAGAAGCAGCTGACAG gtggaaaaggagagaaaggagacagaggagagaagggTGCTAAAGGTGAGAGGGGTCTTGTGGGACCGAAGGGTGAtttatgatgttgttgttgtggtggtggtgAAGAAGAGGAg GGTGACCCAGGAGAGAAAGGAATGAAG GGTAGTTCTGGTTTTGGTTATCCTGGATCAAAGGGTGATCGGGGCCCTCCTGGGCCTCCAGGGCCTCCTGGTCCCCCAGGGCCAAGTGCAGAGGTAGAATTGAGGGGAGATGGGTCAGTGTTGCAGAAGGTGGCAGGACCAAGAGGACCACCTGGACCA GTAGGACCAGATGGAGGTGCTGGTGGTGATGGTGGGGCT GGTGACCCTGGTGAAGATGGAAAAGCT GGCCAAGTTGGACCTCCTGGTTTTCCAGGAACTCCTGGGAGTCCTGGACCCAAAGGAGAGAAA ggaGAACGAGGTGAAAGTCAACCAGGACCTCGAGGGCCTCCAGGGCTTCCAGGTCCACCGGGACCCCCATCTCTCTCTGATAGGCCT ACATTTGTGGACATGGAGGGTTCTGGATTTGATTTGGACAGTGTGCGG gcAATGCCTGGTTTGCCTGGCCTACCTGGTCCTCCTGGTCCCCCTGGTCTCCCTGGTCCTCCTGGCCCTGGGTCTTCAGGCCCTGGTGGTTTTGGGCCTCCAGGTCCTCCTGGGCAAAATGGAGCTCCAGGTCAACCG GGACTTCCAGGTACACCAGGTGCTGATGGAAAACCAGGCTTAACAGGCCCAAAAGGAGAGAAG GGTGATTCCGGTGAGCTGGGCCTACCTGGACCTGTGGGAGAGAAG GGTGCCAAAGGTTCTTCTGGTTCCCCTGGCCTTCCTGGAGAGGGTGGACTTGCTGGTCTTCCAGGACCAATGGGACCTGTTGGACCACCAGGGCCACCTGGTCCTCCTGGCCCAAGATATCATGTTGGTTTT GATGATATGGAGGGTTCTGGTGTTCACTTCAGTTCAGTCCCTGGACTAAGAGGACCAGTAGGAATCCAG GGACCTCCTGGTGTCCCAGGACCACAA GGTACGCCTGGTTTCCCAGGATTTCCTGGTGAGAAAGGCAGTGAGGGGCCTCAGGGAAAAGATGGCCAACCTGGTTTGGATGGCTTCCCTGGACCACAG GGACCGAAGGGCAACAAGGGAGACCGAGGCGACAGG GGTGAACCTGGTCGAGATGGAGCTGGACTTCAAGGTCCACCCGGCCCCCCTGGACCACCTGGACAAATTATTTATGGTTATTCTGAAAAT AATGATGGAGGAGCAGGACCTCGG GGTGGGGCTGGTCTTCCTGGTCAAGCAGGATTCCCAG GCCCGTGGGACCAAAGGGTGTCAGAGGAGAACCTGGTTCACCAGGCTACGGCATTAAGGTTT GGTGAGAAAGGAGAACCCGGACTTATTCTTGGACCTGATGGAAACCCACTTTACCATGGTGGACTGACAGGCCTAAag GGTGAGAGTGGGCTTCCTGGACCAGTCGGACCTCCT ggTCCAGCTGGACCTCCTGGTTTGAAAGGTGAATTTGGAATGCCAGGCAGACCT GGTCGCCCAGGTGTAAATGGATACAAAGGAGAGAAGGGAGAGTCAGGGTCAGGCTCTGGATATGGCTACCCA GGTCCCCCTGGTCCCCCAGGGCCTCCTGGTCCCCCTGGACCTGCTCTGCCCTTGGACCGATTCAGT AGATATGAAGATTATTCGAGACAGTATCCAG CTATAAAAGGAGATAAAGGAGACCAGGGAGCTCCTGGAGTTCCAGGGTCACCAG GTTTTTCCTCTAACGTTGATATCTATGCCCTCAAG AATGAGATGAAGGGGGAGCAGGGGGAGCCCGGTCTGAAAGGAGAGAAAGGAGAGCCAGGAGGAGGATTTTATGACCCTCGTTTTGGAGCTGTACAGGGACCACCAGGAAACCCTGGACCTACT GGACCTAAAGGAGACTCAATCAGAGGTCCCCCTGGACCACAGGGCCCACCAGGAGCACCTGGTGTTGGTTATGATGGTCGTCCAGGAAACCCAGGACCTCCTGGACCCCCTGGACCTCCAGGGTCACCGTCATTGCCAGGAGCCTACAGACCAC aaCTCAGTATTCCTGGACCTCCAGGTCCCCCGGGACCTCCTGGAGTTTCTGGCACTGGATCTGGA GTGACTTTCCTGAGGTCTTATGACATAATGATGGCTACGGCACGCAGACAGTCTGAAGGTGCTTTGATTTACATTTTGGACAGAAACGATCTCTACCTCAGAGTTCGGGATGGTGTCAGACAAGTGATG CTTGGAGATTATAAAACCTTCTATGGAGAGCTG GACAATGAAGTGGCAGCGGTCCAGCCGCCCCCTGTTGTTCACTATTCCCAAGACCACACAGCTGACAATGGAGCAGAGCAGATTTCCCCACCGCACCAGCCGATCGAGTTTCCAAGGAGGGAGCCAGAGAATAGAAACCCCAGTCCGACTGACTCCCGTTACCCAGATCCACAATACCCACCTTACACCGATCCTGTACAACCACACAGACACCCCGTTCAACCTGAGAGGAACCCCATCACTCCAGCCCGCCGCCCTAGCCCCCCTGTCAATCAACCAGAGGGCCACACCCACACTTCTGGACCAGGG TTGCATCTTATCGCCCTGAATTCTCCACAAGTGGGTAACATGAGAGGCATTCGTGGGGCAGACTTCCTGTGCTTCCAGCAGGCTCGCGCCGTGGGCCTGAAGGGAACATTCAGAGCCTTCCTGTCCTCCAAACTTCAGGATCTCTATAGTATCGTCCGCAGATCTGACAGAGAGACATTACCGATTGTTAACCTCAAG GATCAAGTCCTTTTCAGAAGCTGGGAGTCTCTCTTCAGTGACTCAGAGAGCAGGATGAAGGACAATGCTCCTATCTACTCATTTGATGGCAGAGATGTCCTGCGGGACAGTGCCTG GCCAGAGAAGATGATCTGGCATGGTTCCAGTGGCAGGGGTCACAGGCAGACGGATAATTACTGTGAGACGTGGAGGGCCGGAGACCGTGCGGTGACAGGCTTGGCCTCGTCTCTGCAGGCTGGCCAACTCCTCCAGCAGACCTCCAGCAGCTGCTCCAGTTCCTACATTGTGCTGTGCATCGAGAACAGCTACATGACACAATCCAAGAAATAA